The window CCCCTTGCTGGCGGTATTTTTCTTTTCCTGCAGGATACCAGCCAGGGAATACAGACGACCGAGGATATCCTGGACTATGCTCACTATGACCCATTTCCGGGTGTACCGTCTGTCGCCGGTCTTGCCCCTGCCGGAGCAGACGTACCAGTACCCGTCATCATGCCTGCCATGGGATCCGTGAACGGAAGGGCAGACGTTCCATAGGAATCTTCAATCTGGACCCCTGACATGCTCACACTTTTCACACGCCCTCCACCCGGCAGGGCATCGCCAGGCCTGACAATCACTGTCCTGCCACCATCATCTGTCAGGACCGCCCCGTATTTGCCACCGGCTCCGAAAATGCGGGCCACCGTGTAGCCACCACTCCCTCCGGTATCCCGCAGGCCGCCGGGGAACGACATGGATCCCGGAACGGGCAGCATACCCGGAAAACCGGCAGCCATACCGGTTTCCCGGATCCTGCGGATCTCGCCGATGGCGGCCAGTTTTTCCTGGATCTGGCGGAGATATTCCAGCCGTGCCAGGGTATCAGAGGCGTTGCTCATCTGCTCAAGTGTAAATTTGTCATTCCGGCTGAGCATGTCAACCACTTCTTCCGCAGATTTTTCAGCGGCCGTGGTATCAATCGCCGCAACGGGATCTTCCGCCGGTGGTGGCGGGACGGGAGCCGTCTGGCCCGCTTCCTGCGCCCATGGCGCGCTCCATGAAACAGCACAGAGGATCAGGATTGCGCTTGCTGTTGCCCTGGCATTTTTCCTACCGTTTTTCATAAAGCACTCCATTGAAGGTCCATTTCTTGCTGCCGGCGTTGAAGGACAGGTTTTCCACGGTCATACCCGGAATCTGTGACAGTTCCGCCAGCATGCCCCATGGTTCCAGATCAGATGTAAATTCCACACCCCGTCTTTGCCATGGCGGCGGCGAGGGGGGCGGTGGTGGCGTG is drawn from Pseudomonadota bacterium and contains these coding sequences:
- the pilP gene encoding type IV pilus biogenesis protein PilP, giving the protein MKNGRKNARATASAILILCAVSWSAPWAQEAGQTAPVPPPPAEDPVAAIDTTAAEKSAEEVVDMLSRNDKFTLEQMSNASDTLARLEYLRQIQEKLAAIGEIRRIRETGMAAGFPGMLPVPGSMSFPGGLRDTGGSGGYTVARIFGAGGKYGAVLTDDGGRTVIVRPGDALPGGGRVKSVSMSGVQIEDSYGTSALPFTDPMAGMMTGTGTSAPAGARPATDGTPGNGS